Proteins from a single region of Oreochromis niloticus isolate F11D_XX linkage group LG7, O_niloticus_UMD_NMBU, whole genome shotgun sequence:
- the LOC109202996 gene encoding uncharacterized protein LOC109202996, producing MDVTCKYWPYLERVTKSCPELQHLISMKPFLSVFHAKAHDFKCEVKWSGAYQDGAGLTLGEEVEQCNAFLSRIAVTTKHMSKAGRRDMLTLMAMRWNQQKLDQLAASLTHRYQKATKALLTQLQNLESLKVQLAVTDSQLDEWVSDVKDWAEDSVSLTTKRRAFDIIMAIRRLEEEKKIVVREMDHHWKSLSKYDDTLKELSGLFSSEIFKTRIAQPVVGPAGSVAPLETSHADTVFAVYPTPTS from the exons ATGGATGTTACCTGCAAGTATTGGCCATATCTTGAAAGAGTAACAAAAAGCTGTCCAGAGCTCCAGCACCTTATTAGCATGAAGCCATTTCTTTCAGTCTTTCATGCTAAAGCCCACGATTTCAAATGTGAG gTGAAATGGAGTGGAGCATATCAAGATGGGGCTGGTTTGACTCTAGGGGAGGAGGTGGAGCAGTGTAATGCCTTTTTGTCAAGGATTGCAGTTACCACAAAACATATGTCCAAAGCAG gACGGAGGGACATGCTAACTCTTATGGCCATGCGCTGGAATCAACAAAAGCTAGACCAGTTGGCCGCCTCTCTGACCCATCGATATCAGAAG GCCACAAAAGCTCTTCTAACCCAGCTTCAGAACCTGGAGTCCTTAAAAGTCCAATTAGCAGTGACTGACAGTCAACTGGATGAATGGGTCAGTGATGTAAAGGATTGGGCAGAAG ACTCTGTCAGCCTTACAACAAAGAGAAGGGCATTCGATATCATCATGGCAATAAGAAGACTCGAGGAGGAAAAGAAGATTGTTGTTAGAGAGATGGACCATCACTGGAAATCTCTTTCAAAATATGATGATACCCTGAAAGAGCTGTCCGGCCTGTTTTCCAGTGAGATATTTAAAA CCCGCATCGCACAACCGGTGGTTGGCCCCGCCGGTTCCGTGGCGCCGCTGGAGACCTCGCATGCGGACACGGTGTTTGCTGTCTATCCCACTCCGACAAGCTGA
- the LOC112847275 gene encoding uncharacterized protein LOC112847275, with product MKTILVLMASVTILLGLLLLIPQEERQHHLETRLTHDTIHPDDMTQDHNHPWMNNAWYRYVYNSTRDKTCYICSHMPLTAKHLTLYGTPAPLNEGLCIYGKAARGHCNNQTMRKLEKWICLGDPNVQNINVTATVGQEDPTYLMDLCTNITNTSEPNRYTYACEDKHWVNMSLSTPNITVLAVVTTYTFPLCVMFVNITKGATHYSLSGTCQYTLTVPTRTKKLYWVEGTGWWCQGYANQPQTYLAVPENYEGQCVPLMLSDHTFVITAGAARARTRRRRTIQPHDPIWGSDVPKEFKLWTTGQKVAHALFPGVGVGKHAL from the coding sequence ATGAAGACCATACTCGTTCTAATGGCCAGTGTCACAATTCTGTTGGGACTGCTGTTACTGATTCCACAAGAAGAACGACAGCACCACCTGGAGACAAGACTGACACATGACACAATACATCCAGACGACATGACGCAAGATCACAAccacccatggatgaacaatGCCTGGTACCGTTATGTGTACAACTCCACAAGAGACAAAACCTGTTACATCTGTTCACACATGCCTCTCACTGCAAAACACTTGACCCTGTACGGCACACCCGCACCACTAAATGAAGGACTGTGCATATATGGGAAAGCTGCCCGCGGACATTGTAATAACCAAACAATGAGAAAATTGGAGAAGTGGATATGTCTGGGAGACCCTAACGTCCAGAACATCAACGTGACCGCAACAGTAGGACAAGAAGACCCGACCTATCTGATGGACCTATGCACTAATATCACCAACACGTCAGAGCCTAACAGGTACACGTACGCCTGTGAGGACAAACACTGGGTGAATATGTCACTCAGCACCCCAAACATCACTGTGCTGGCTGTGGTGACCACGTACACTTTTCCCTTATGTGTTATGTTTGTCAACATCACCAAAGGAGCAACTCACTACAGCCTATCTGGCACATGCCAATACACCCTGACAGTACCAACTCGTACAAAGAAGCTCTACTGGGTCGAGGGGACCGGCTGGTGGTGTCAAGGATATGCCAACCAACCCCAAACATACCTAGCCGTGCCTGAAAACTACGAAGGACAATGTGTGCCCCTGATGCTAAGTGATCACACCTTCGTGATAACAGCAGGAGCAGCCCGTGCGCGGACACGCCGGAGACGAACAATACAACCACACGACCCAATTTGGGGCTCTGACGTCCCAAAGGAATTCAAGCTTTGGACCACAGGACAAAAGGTCGCCCATGCCCTTTTCCCAGGGGTAGGAGTTGGAAAGCACGCCCTTTGA
- the LOC109194470 gene encoding uncharacterized protein LOC109194470: protein MAAQESVSEHICQQCGSNPAVLRCRDCLPRPLFCDNCDVITHTRYVLHNRRATTAGFFQPLPPTTYIVNKTLCHDARLVSVESPVRICGCPPECLRVRPGKVVAVVTMNGRYNLSMPELRCETCEASWTAGVDDLNRSDYWPATLHFSTLYATDVFFTFEEMKMASPGLSCKAFLKMLDQRTLHFGRTGKISADGFQKSFFEWEAVRYELEKILKEDPFSCQACAPDMLAISVDGNRKHYRFKNAARSEEQGIFEDAFIAKDEDVGRFVDYIHSTSRHVRLNTLIT from the exons ATGGCAGCTCAAGAAAGTGTGTCGGAACATATATGCCAACAATGTGGGAGCAATCCAGCTGTGCTTCGTTGTCGTGACTGTCTACCTCGCCCCCTTTTTTGTGATAATTGTGATGTCATCACGCACACCAGATATGTCCTTCACAATAGACGTGCCACGACTGCCGGATTCTTCCAGCCATTGCCTCCAACAACTTACATTGTAAATAAGACCCTTTGCCATGATG CACGACTTGTCTCTGTGGAGAGCCCAGTCAGAATCTGCGGCTGTCCACCAGAGTGTTTGAGGGTCAGACCAGGAAAGGTTGTTGCTGTGGTCACAATGAATG GACGTTACAATCTCAGCATGCCAGAGCTGAGGTGTGAGACATGTGAAGCTTCTTGGACTGCTGGAGTAGATGACCTAAATCGAAGTGATTACTGGCCCGCTACCCTTCACTTTTCTACTTTGTACGCAACAGATGTCTTCTTTACATTTGAAGAAATGAAGATGGCATCACCCGGACTCTCCtgcaaagcatttttaaaaatgcttgaTCAACGAACTCTCCATTTTGGCCGT ACGGGAAAGATCTCTGCAGATGGCTTTCAGAAAAGTTTTTTTGAGTGGGAAGCCGTGAGATATGAATTAGAGAAGATTTTAAAGGAGGATCCCTTCTCATGTCAAGCATGTGCCCCAGACATGCTTGCAATTTCAGTGGATGGAAACCGCAAGCATTACCGTTTCAAGAATGCAGCCAG ATCTGAGGAACAGGGCATCTTTGAAGACGCCTTCATAGCAAAGGATGAAGATGTGGGAAGATTTGTGGACTACATACACAGCACATCCAGACATGTAAGATTGAACACTCTAATTACATAG